Proteins encoded by one window of Marixanthomonas sp. SCSIO 43207:
- the greA gene encoding transcription elongation factor GreA, producing MSKVSYYTAEGLKKLRDELNQLKDVERPKASQAIAEARDKGDLSENAEYDAAKEAQGMLEMRISKLEEVVANARIIDESQLDTSKVLVHSNVKIKNQSTGAQMQYKLVAQSEADLKSGKISVDSPIGKGLLGKKVGETAEISVPNGTMKFEVLEITRD from the coding sequence ATGAGTAAAGTATCTTATTACACTGCAGAAGGATTAAAAAAATTGAGAGACGAGCTTAATCAATTAAAAGATGTTGAACGCCCAAAAGCTTCACAAGCTATTGCTGAAGCCCGCGATAAAGGAGATTTAAGCGAAAATGCTGAATATGATGCAGCAAAAGAAGCTCAAGGAATGCTAGAAATGCGTATCTCAAAACTTGAAGAAGTTGTGGCAAACGCTCGTATTATTGACGAATCACAATTGGATACTTCAAAAGTGTTGGTGCATTCAAATGTGAAAATAAAAAACCAATCAACTGGAGCACAAATGCAATATAAACTTGTCGCTCAAAGTGAAGCCGATTTAAAAAGCGGAAAAATATCTGTAGACTCACCTATTGGTAAAGGTCTTTTAGGTAAAAAAGTAGGCGAAACAGCCGAAATTAGCGTCCCAAACGGAACGATGAAATTTGAAGTGCTTGAAATTACAAGAGATTAA
- a CDS encoding HIT family protein translates to MATIFTKIIEGEIPSYKIAEDDNFIAFLDVNPNAKGHTLCVPKEEVDKIFDLGEHMYLQLMQFSRRVAKALEKTVPCNRVGMAVIGLEVPHVHVHLIPLNGMSDMDFSKKIEMSEDEFKNLAAEIHKKLD, encoded by the coding sequence ATGGCAACGATATTCACAAAAATCATTGAAGGTGAGATTCCTAGCTATAAAATAGCAGAGGATGACAACTTTATTGCGTTTCTAGACGTAAATCCTAATGCAAAAGGACATACGCTGTGTGTGCCTAAAGAAGAAGTAGATAAAATTTTTGACTTAGGTGAACATATGTACCTTCAATTAATGCAGTTTTCAAGACGCGTAGCAAAAGCACTTGAAAAAACAGTGCCTTGTAACAGAGTTGGCATGGCCGTTATAGGTCTTGAAGTTCCGCACGTTCATGTACATTTAATTCCTCTTAACGGTATGAGTGACATGGATTTTTCAAAAAAAATAGAAATGAGCGAGGATGAGTTTAAAAACCTAGCTGCTGAAATTCACAAAAAGCTTGATTAA
- a CDS encoding HAMP domain-containing sensor histidine kinase translates to MLNKTAFSRWFFISASIIIISLILWNTFAFFNQLKDDERNKMKVWAAAQEELQKLNTTEDNSVSETATVVIQSNNTTPMISYSHEADSYNERNIPESQVNTDEKRQKLIKQFSSEYKPIEIYYEDQLLQTIYYGNSPLINKLKYYPIVLILVILLIFLALYLFYQTSKSAEQNRLWAGMAKETAHQIGTPLSSLVGWTEILKAEQVNQEYITEIEKDIDRLRTITERFSKIGSVPKLEAKDLVAETEASFDYLKRRSSKLIQFELHTPEETVPVMLNSQLFGWTIENLVKNGIDAMKGKGTITISIEKSTKKAYLRITDSGKGIPKSKHKKVFIPGYTTKKRGWGLGLSLAKRIIETYHNGKIHVLNSAPAKGTTMEIVLRLQN, encoded by the coding sequence ATGTTGAATAAAACAGCTTTCTCTCGTTGGTTTTTTATAAGTGCTTCAATCATAATTATAAGTCTCATTTTATGGAACACGTTTGCTTTTTTTAATCAATTAAAAGATGATGAACGTAATAAAATGAAAGTTTGGGCAGCTGCTCAAGAGGAATTACAAAAATTAAACACTACAGAAGATAATTCAGTAAGTGAAACAGCTACTGTGGTGATTCAAAGCAACAATACTACTCCTATGATTAGCTACAGCCATGAGGCCGATAGTTATAACGAAAGAAATATTCCCGAAAGCCAAGTAAACACAGACGAAAAAAGACAAAAACTTATAAAGCAATTCAGCTCAGAATACAAACCCATTGAAATCTATTATGAAGATCAATTGCTACAAACCATATACTATGGTAACTCACCTCTAATTAATAAATTGAAGTATTATCCCATAGTATTAATACTTGTAATCCTGCTCATTTTCTTGGCTCTATACTTATTTTATCAAACATCAAAATCTGCTGAACAGAATAGATTATGGGCTGGTATGGCCAAAGAAACAGCCCACCAAATTGGCACGCCATTGTCATCATTGGTAGGTTGGACTGAAATTTTAAAAGCCGAACAGGTGAATCAAGAATACATTACTGAAATAGAAAAAGACATTGATAGGTTGCGCACCATTACTGAACGATTTTCAAAAATTGGTTCGGTGCCAAAACTAGAAGCAAAAGATCTAGTTGCCGAGACAGAAGCATCATTTGATTATTTAAAAAGAAGAAGTTCAAAATTAATTCAATTTGAATTACACACCCCAGAAGAAACAGTACCTGTTATGCTTAACTCGCAACTTTTTGGATGGACCATAGAAAATCTGGTGAAAAACGGTATTGATGCTATGAAAGGAAAAGGAACAATAACTATCTCAATTGAAAAAAGCACCAAAAAAGCCTACTTGAGAATTACTGATTCCGGAAAAGGAATACCTAAAAGCAAACACAAAAAAGTGTTTATTCCAGGCTATACTACCAAGAAAAGAGGTTGGGGTCTTGGGCTTTCTTTGGCAAAACGTATAATAGAAACATACCATAACGGAAAAATACACGTTTTAAACAGCGCACCCGCAAAGGGAACAACGATGGAAATTGTATTACGCTTACAAAATTAG
- a CDS encoding flavin reductase family protein, producing the protein MMSIDPQEITTKKLHGYLVGAVAPRPICFASTVDKDGNVNLSPYSFFNVFGANPPTMIFSPARRVRDNTTKHTLENIQETKEVVINIVNHAMVQQMSLSSTEYEKGVNEFIKAGFTELKSDVVKPPRVAESPVQFECKVKQVIETGQEGGAGNLVICEVVKVHVNEDILDNKGAIDPAKIDTVARMGGNWYSRSKVGMFEVPKPLRTMGIGVDALPEPIRKSKILTGNDLGMLGNVESLPTKKQLKTYIENASETEQYLIASGSSEEIHTRAQELLCEAQIDDAWNLLLARSVSEKE; encoded by the coding sequence ATGATGAGTATTGATCCACAAGAAATTACCACAAAAAAACTGCACGGTTATTTGGTAGGCGCCGTAGCTCCGCGTCCTATTTGCTTTGCAAGTACGGTAGATAAAGACGGAAATGTAAATTTATCACCCTACAGTTTTTTTAATGTATTTGGTGCCAACCCACCAACAATGATTTTTTCACCGGCTCGCAGAGTACGTGATAATACAACAAAACACACACTTGAAAATATTCAAGAAACTAAAGAAGTTGTGATAAACATTGTAAACCACGCTATGGTACAACAAATGAGTTTATCTTCAACTGAATATGAAAAAGGTGTAAATGAATTTATAAAAGCAGGTTTTACTGAATTAAAATCTGACGTTGTAAAACCACCGCGAGTAGCAGAATCTCCAGTACAATTTGAATGCAAGGTAAAACAAGTTATAGAAACCGGACAAGAAGGAGGCGCCGGTAATTTGGTAATTTGTGAAGTGGTTAAAGTTCATGTAAATGAAGACATTCTTGATAATAAAGGAGCTATAGACCCGGCAAAAATTGATACCGTAGCTCGTATGGGAGGTAACTGGTATAGTCGTTCAAAAGTAGGGATGTTTGAAGTGCCCAAACCCTTACGAACTATGGGGATAGGTGTAGATGCGTTGCCAGAACCTATACGTAAGAGTAAAATTTTAACCGGAAACGATTTAGGAATGTTGGGTAATGTAGAAAGCCTACCTACAAAAAAACAACTAAAAACCTATATTGAAAATGCTTCAGAAACCGAGCAATATTTAATCGCTTCAGGTTCTTCAGAAGAAATTCATACCAGAGCGCAAGAATTACTTTGCGAAGCACAAATTGATGATGCGTGGAATTTATTACTAGCACGTTCAGTTTCAGAAAAAGAGTAA
- a CDS encoding DUF3127 domain-containing protein: MEVQGKIKMIDETKTYGNNGFRKREMVVTTEEQYPQHILIEFIQDKTDLLDKFKVGQNVKVSINLRGREWTNPQGETKYFNSLNGWRIESLEQSVSQDMPPMPPEDAFEPVNDLNEDDHDDLPF, translated from the coding sequence ATGGAAGTACAAGGAAAAATTAAGATGATTGACGAGACTAAAACCTACGGTAACAATGGTTTTAGAAAGCGAGAAATGGTAGTAACTACCGAAGAACAATACCCACAACATATATTAATAGAGTTTATTCAAGATAAAACAGATTTACTGGATAAGTTTAAGGTAGGACAAAACGTAAAAGTAAGCATCAACCTTAGAGGTCGTGAGTGGACCAATCCACAAGGTGAAACCAAATATTTCAATTCATTAAATGGATGGCGCATAGAAAGCCTAGAACAATCTGTGTCACAAGATATGCCGCCAATGCCTCCGGAAGATGCTTTTGAGCCGGTAAATGATTTAAATGAAGATGATCACGATGATTTGCCGTTTTAA
- a CDS encoding short-chain fatty acid transporter, with protein sequence MNVTQTIENIFKRFLPSPFAIAVILTILTMLLAFFLTEAPSNNESHFLTILSYWENGVWNNALLVFGYQMMLILVLGHILVLSKPMNRLITKLTNLVSNTSNAVLLVCISTMLVSFFNWGLGLIFGAIMARKVAEAAQARNFKINYPLIGAAGYVGLMVWHGGISGSAPLKVSEAGHLSSLMTGVGNPHLASKLPELITFQDTVFSSYNLVLFGILLLVIPLVLYFVGKSTKSDFVTLPVYQEETIENPKNLKGAEKINHSKLIGIGFGILIMITLFYQYFDAIKSLAISPNLLNFFMLGLGLILHGTFSNFLKALGEAISDASGILIQFPLYFGIMGIMRDSGMIVLISDFFASIATTTTLPIFTFFSAGVVNIFVPSGGGQWAVQGPIVVESALKLGVPLPKMIMALAYGDQITNMLQPFWALPLLAITRLKAREILPYTLLMMLAAMVIYISGLLIW encoded by the coding sequence ATGAATGTGACTCAAACCATAGAAAATATCTTTAAGCGGTTTTTGCCTTCTCCATTTGCCATTGCGGTTATTTTAACGATACTAACCATGCTTTTGGCTTTTTTTTTAACCGAAGCTCCAAGCAACAACGAATCTCACTTTTTGACCATACTTTCCTATTGGGAAAACGGTGTTTGGAATAATGCTCTTCTTGTATTTGGGTACCAAATGATGTTAATTTTAGTTTTGGGTCATATATTGGTTTTAAGCAAACCGATGAATAGGCTTATTACCAAACTCACAAACTTGGTTAGCAATACTTCAAATGCAGTTTTGTTGGTTTGTATAAGCACTATGTTGGTTTCTTTTTTTAATTGGGGTTTGGGTCTCATTTTTGGAGCAATTATGGCTCGTAAAGTTGCCGAAGCCGCCCAAGCCAGAAATTTCAAAATTAATTATCCGCTTATTGGTGCAGCTGGTTATGTAGGTTTGATGGTATGGCACGGTGGTATAAGCGGCTCTGCACCATTAAAAGTTTCAGAAGCGGGTCATTTAAGTAGTTTAATGACCGGCGTAGGAAATCCACACTTAGCAAGTAAACTGCCAGAATTAATTACATTTCAAGATACCGTTTTCAGTAGTTATAACTTGGTGCTGTTTGGTATTCTTTTACTTGTGATTCCGTTGGTGTTATATTTTGTAGGTAAAAGCACAAAAAGTGATTTTGTTACACTTCCTGTTTATCAAGAAGAAACTATTGAAAACCCTAAAAATCTAAAAGGTGCCGAAAAAATCAATCATTCAAAACTAATAGGAATAGGCTTTGGAATATTAATAATGATTACCCTTTTTTATCAATATTTTGATGCTATTAAAAGCTTAGCAATTAGTCCAAACTTGTTAAACTTTTTTATGTTAGGATTGGGGTTAATTTTACACGGAACGTTCTCCAATTTTTTAAAAGCATTGGGTGAAGCCATATCAGACGCTTCGGGTATTTTAATACAATTTCCGTTATATTTTGGTATTATGGGTATTATGCGGGACAGTGGTATGATTGTGTTAATATCAGACTTTTTTGCATCAATAGCTACAACAACTACCCTTCCTATTTTTACGTTTTTTAGTGCCGGAGTGGTGAATATATTTGTACCCAGTGGCGGTGGTCAATGGGCTGTGCAAGGTCCTATTGTTGTAGAATCTGCCCTAAAGCTAGGTGTTCCTTTACCCAAAATGATTATGGCTTTGGCCTATGGTGATCAAATCACAAATATGCTACAACCATTCTGGGCATTGCCTTTGTTGGCTATTACACGCTTAAAAGCACGAGAAATTTTACCCTATACGTTACTAATGATGCTGGCAGCAATGGTTATTTATATCTCAGGGTTGCTTATTTGGTAA